One Nostoc sp. UHCC 0870 DNA segment encodes these proteins:
- a CDS encoding ParM/StbA family protein — translation MLISQPTLAETAQNVPVLPAGIDTGAGLVKMAIAGTRVRIPSKVVEIFELQDDLQSPDGGYFFYQDGDRADLIGKQFLVGSLAAWKAPTSHIKLSDNPALKMDYALHTLLGGLATLPYRQEWNLHLVLSIHNAKLFKESLPSKVNGCHVVGFGSKTSPASLVNLNVSLVVPEGAGSYSYCVAAKPEPLIDRTAQAIAIDFGTSTIIPTVFAPGGAIIHRQVLEVGGCIDFLDAIASDSELVEFLGSGKVGNIETIRQGIENGSFQYGTRPFNFRSIYARHLTPWLKDRLRLAFKEIAEWRDVAQSFVAWGGGVEMPGVSKTLQSQGITPVPEGCWANALGLERIATGRLARGK, via the coding sequence ATGCTCATAAGTCAGCCGACCCTGGCTGAAACCGCCCAAAATGTTCCGGTATTACCCGCAGGTATCGACACTGGGGCTGGTTTGGTGAAGATGGCGATCGCCGGGACAAGAGTTCGTATCCCGTCCAAAGTCGTAGAAATTTTTGAATTGCAGGACGACTTACAATCCCCAGACGGGGGGTACTTTTTTTATCAAGATGGCGATCGCGCAGACCTCATTGGCAAGCAGTTTTTAGTCGGTTCGTTAGCGGCATGGAAAGCCCCAACAAGCCACATAAAACTTAGTGACAACCCGGCACTAAAAATGGACTATGCCTTGCACACCTTGCTGGGTGGACTGGCTACCCTACCTTATCGCCAAGAATGGAATTTGCATTTGGTGTTGAGCATCCATAATGCCAAACTTTTTAAGGAATCGTTGCCCAGTAAAGTTAACGGTTGCCACGTTGTTGGTTTTGGCAGTAAAACTAGCCCGGCATCTCTGGTTAACCTGAATGTATCTCTAGTCGTGCCGGAGGGGGCTGGTAGCTACAGCTATTGCGTCGCTGCCAAACCCGAACCGCTAATCGACAGAACCGCCCAAGCGATCGCCATCGACTTCGGCACATCTACTATCATCCCCACTGTCTTCGCCCCCGGTGGTGCAATCATTCACCGTCAGGTTTTGGAGGTCGGCGGTTGCATCGACTTCTTGGATGCAATTGCTTCTGACTCCGAATTAGTCGAATTTTTGGGCAGTGGCAAGGTGGGCAACATCGAAACCATTCGCCAGGGCATAGAAAATGGCAGCTTCCAATATGGCACACGTCCTTTCAACTTTCGCAGCATTTACGCTCGTCACCTCACACCCTGGCTTAAAGACCGTCTGCGCCTAGCCTTTAAAGAAATTGCCGAGTGGAGAGATGTTGCTCAAAGCTTTGTCGCCTGGGGTGGTGGTGTAGAGATGCCCGGAGTTTCAAAAACGCTCCAATCTCAGGGTATTACTCCAGTGCCAGAAGGCTGCTGGGCGAATGCTTTGGGATTAGAAAGAATTGCAACTGGAAGACTAGCACGGGGTAAATAA